From the genome of Duffyella gerundensis, one region includes:
- the nuoL gene encoding NADH-quinone oxidoreductase subunit L, with protein MNFLYLTVLFPLIGFLLLAFSRGRWSENLSATIGMGSVGLAAATTAFVGFDFFNHGQQAYTQALWTWMHVGNFNIDVNLTLDGLSLTMLSVVTGVGFFIHMFASWYMRGEEGYSRFFAYTNLFIASMVILVLADNLMLMYLGWEGVGLCSYLLIGFYYTNPDNGKAAMKAFIITRVGDVFLAFALFILYNELGTLNFREMAELAPAHFAADNHMLQWATLMLLGGAVGKSAQLPLQTWLADAMAGPTPVSALIHAATMVTAGVYLIARSHGLFLLTPEVLHLVGIVGAVTLVLAGFAALVQTDIKRVLAYSTMSQIGYMFLALGVQAWDAAIFHLMTHAFFKALLFLSSGSVILACHHEQNIFKMGGLRKSIPLVYICFLVGGAALSALPIITAGFYSKDEILFGALTNGHMNLMVAGLVGAFLTSIYTFRMIFIVFHGEEKIHAHAGKGITHHLPLIVLLILSTFVGALITPPLSTVLPESDAGEAGKVALEIASGVVAVVGILIAAALWLGKRTLVNNIANSAPGRFFSTWWFAAWGFDWLYDKIFVKPYLGIAWLLKSDPFNALMNLPALFSRLANKGLVVSENGYLRWYVASMSIGAVVVLALMLVV; from the coding sequence ATGAACTTTCTCTACTTAACCGTTTTATTTCCGCTGATCGGCTTCCTGCTGCTGGCGTTTTCACGTGGTCGCTGGTCAGAAAATCTGTCAGCCACTATTGGTATGGGATCGGTTGGTCTGGCTGCGGCTACCACGGCATTTGTGGGCTTTGATTTCTTTAATCATGGTCAGCAAGCCTATACGCAGGCGCTCTGGACCTGGATGCACGTTGGCAACTTCAACATCGACGTCAATCTGACGCTGGATGGTTTATCGCTGACAATGCTCTCCGTGGTGACCGGCGTTGGCTTTTTCATCCACATGTTCGCCTCCTGGTATATGCGCGGTGAAGAGGGCTACTCGCGCTTCTTCGCCTATACCAACCTGTTTATCGCCAGCATGGTGATTCTGGTACTGGCCGACAACCTGATGCTGATGTATCTCGGCTGGGAAGGGGTGGGCCTGTGCTCTTATCTGCTGATCGGTTTCTACTATACCAATCCGGATAACGGCAAAGCGGCCATGAAGGCGTTTATCATCACGCGTGTTGGTGATGTGTTTCTGGCATTCGCGTTGTTTATTCTCTACAACGAGCTGGGTACGCTGAACTTCCGTGAAATGGCAGAGCTGGCACCGGCGCACTTCGCCGCTGACAATCACATGCTGCAATGGGCAACGCTGATGCTGCTTGGCGGCGCCGTCGGTAAATCAGCCCAGCTGCCGTTGCAAACCTGGCTGGCCGATGCGATGGCTGGCCCAACGCCAGTCTCTGCGCTGATTCACGCTGCCACCATGGTGACCGCCGGTGTTTATCTGATTGCGCGTTCGCACGGCCTGTTCCTGCTGACGCCGGAAGTGCTGCATCTGGTAGGCATTGTTGGTGCGGTTACGCTGGTGTTGGCGGGTTTCGCCGCGCTGGTACAGACCGACATCAAACGCGTATTGGCTTACTCGACCATGAGCCAGATTGGCTACATGTTCCTGGCGCTGGGTGTGCAGGCATGGGATGCCGCCATTTTCCATCTGATGACGCACGCTTTCTTTAAAGCGCTGCTGTTCCTCTCCTCAGGCTCGGTCATTCTTGCCTGTCATCATGAGCAGAATATTTTCAAAATGGGCGGCCTGCGTAAAAGCATTCCACTTGTTTATATCTGTTTCCTGGTGGGGGGCGCTGCTCTGTCAGCCTTGCCGATCATTACAGCTGGCTTCTACAGTAAAGATGAAATCTTGTTCGGTGCGCTGACTAACGGCCATATGAACCTGATGGTAGCCGGCCTGGTGGGCGCATTCCTTACCTCGATCTATACCTTCCGTATGATTTTCATCGTGTTCCATGGCGAAGAGAAGATCCATGCGCATGCAGGTAAAGGGATCACTCACCATCTGCCACTGATCGTCCTGCTGATCCTGTCTACCTTTGTTGGCGCACTCATTACGCCACCGCTGTCGACCGTGTTGCCAGAGAGTGATGCTGGAGAAGCGGGCAAAGTTGCCCTTGAGATCGCCTCTGGCGTGGTTGCTGTGGTCGGTATTTTGATCGCCGCCGCGCTGTGGTTAGGTAAACGTACGCTGGTTAACAACATTGCTAACAGCGCACCGGGCCGCTTCTTCTCAACGTGGTGGTTTGCTGCCTGGGGCTTTGACTGGCTGTACGATAAGATCTTTGTGAAACCTTATCTTGGTATCGCCTGGCTGCTGAAAAGCGATCCATTTAACGCATTGATGAACCTGCCAGCGCTGTTTTCCAGACTGGCAAACAAGGGACTGGTGGTCAGTGAAAATGGATATCTCCGTTGGTACGTCGCGTCGATGAGCATTGGTGCCGTGGTCGTGCTGGCGCTGATGCTGGTGGTGTAA
- the nuoK gene encoding NADH-quinone oxidoreductase subunit NuoK: protein MIPLQHGLILAAVLFVLGLTSLVLRRNLLFMLIGLEIMINAAALALVVAGSYWGQADGQVMYILAISLAAAEASIGLALLLQLYRRRQTLNIDTVSEMRG, encoded by the coding sequence ATGATCCCTCTGCAACATGGTCTAATCCTGGCGGCGGTTCTGTTCGTTCTCGGGCTAACGTCGCTGGTTTTGCGCCGTAACCTGCTGTTTATGCTGATTGGTCTGGAAATCATGATCAATGCCGCAGCGCTGGCGCTGGTGGTGGCAGGCAGCTACTGGGGACAGGCTGATGGACAGGTTATGTACATCCTGGCGATCAGTCTGGCAGCTGCAGAAGCGAGTATCGGCCTGGCGCTGTTATTACAGCTCTATCGTCGTCGTCAGACGCTTAACATTGACACAGTAAGCGAGATGCGCGGATGA
- the nuoJ gene encoding NADH-quinone oxidoreductase subunit J — protein MEFAFYFCGLVAILTTLRVITHTNPVHALLYLIISLLAVAGVFFSLGAYFAGALEIIVYAGAIMVLFVFVVMMLNLGKSTEEQEREWLKPAMWIGPGIASLLLLVVMVYAILTANDQGIDGTVIDAKAVGISLFGPYVLAVELASMLLLAGLVVAFHIGREDRHGEVLSNRPADVKVEKEEHA, from the coding sequence ATGGAATTTGCGTTTTATTTTTGCGGGCTGGTTGCGATTCTCACCACGTTACGGGTGATTACGCATACCAATCCGGTGCACGCCCTGTTGTATTTGATCATTTCGCTACTGGCGGTGGCGGGCGTGTTCTTTTCGCTGGGTGCTTATTTTGCCGGCGCTCTTGAGATCATCGTTTACGCTGGCGCCATTATGGTGCTGTTCGTCTTCGTTGTGATGATGCTCAACTTGGGCAAATCAACGGAAGAGCAGGAGCGTGAATGGTTGAAGCCAGCCATGTGGATCGGTCCGGGCATCGCCTCGTTATTGCTGTTGGTGGTGATGGTTTACGCCATTCTCACGGCTAACGATCAGGGCATTGATGGCACGGTTATCGATGCCAAGGCCGTCGGCATCAGCCTGTTTGGTCCTTATGTTCTTGCGGTTGAGTTGGCTTCGATGCTGCTGCTGGCAGGTTTAGTGGTGGCGTTCCACATTGGACGTGAAGATCGTCATGGCGAAGTGCTGAGCAATCGCCCGGCTGACGTCAAAGTTGAAAAGGAGGAGCACGCATGA
- the nuoI gene encoding NADH-quinone oxidoreductase subunit NuoI encodes MTLKDIVVGFGTTVRSIWMIGMHAFAKRETMMYPEEPVYLPPRYRGRIVLTRDPDGAERCVACNLCAVACPVGCISLQKAETQDGRWYPEFFRINFSRCIFCGMCEEACPTTAIQLTPDFELGEFKRQDLVYEKEDLLISGPGKYPEYNFYRMAGMAIDGKDKGDAENEAKPIDVKGLLP; translated from the coding sequence ATGACATTAAAAGATATCGTCGTTGGTTTCGGCACCACCGTTCGCAGTATCTGGATGATTGGCATGCATGCCTTCGCCAAACGCGAAACCATGATGTATCCGGAAGAGCCGGTATATCTGCCGCCACGTTACCGTGGCCGTATTGTGTTGACCCGCGATCCCGATGGTGCTGAGCGTTGTGTTGCCTGCAACCTGTGCGCAGTAGCCTGTCCGGTAGGGTGTATTTCGCTGCAAAAGGCGGAAACCCAGGATGGCCGTTGGTATCCGGAGTTCTTCCGCATTAACTTCTCACGTTGCATTTTCTGTGGCATGTGTGAGGAAGCCTGTCCCACTACCGCTATCCAGCTCACCCCTGATTTTGAACTCGGTGAGTTCAAACGTCAGGATCTGGTATACGAGAAAGAAGACCTGTTAATTTCAGGGCCGGGTAAATATCCGGAATATAACTTTTATCGTATGGCGGGCATGGCGATCGACGGCAAAGATAAGGGCGACGCTGAAAACGAAGCCAAACCCATCGACGTCAAAGGTTTATTACCTTAA
- the nuoH gene encoding NADH-quinone oxidoreductase subunit NuoH has product MNWLTPDVIDVIWGVVKAVIILLVVVVCGAFMSFAERRLLGLFQNRYGPNRVGWGGSLQLVADMLKMFFKEDWVPPFTDRAIFTLAPVIAFVSLLLAFVIVPVSPTWMVTDLNIGLLFFLMMAGLAVYAVLFAGWSSNNKYALLGAMRASAQTLSYEVFLGLSLMGVVAQAGSFNMNEIVNSQQHLWNIIPQFFGFVTFCIAGVAVCHRHPFDQPEAEQELADGYHIEYAGMKFGLFFVGEYVAITTVSALMVTLFFGGWHGPWLPPFIWFAVKTAFFMMMFILIRAALPRPRYDQVMLFGWKVCLPLTLLNLLATAAVILYNAQ; this is encoded by the coding sequence ATGAACTGGCTGACACCGGATGTTATTGATGTCATTTGGGGCGTGGTAAAAGCGGTCATTATTCTGTTAGTGGTTGTAGTGTGTGGCGCATTTATGAGCTTTGCCGAGCGTCGTCTGCTCGGCTTGTTCCAGAACCGCTACGGACCAAACCGGGTAGGTTGGGGCGGCTCGCTGCAATTGGTGGCAGATATGCTCAAAATGTTCTTTAAAGAGGACTGGGTGCCACCTTTTACCGACCGGGCTATTTTTACGTTGGCACCGGTTATCGCCTTCGTCTCGCTGTTATTGGCCTTTGTTATCGTACCGGTTTCGCCAACGTGGATGGTGACAGACCTGAATATCGGTCTGCTCTTCTTCCTGATGATGGCCGGTCTGGCTGTCTATGCGGTGCTGTTTGCAGGCTGGTCGAGTAACAACAAATACGCTCTGCTCGGTGCGATGCGCGCCTCTGCGCAAACCCTGAGCTACGAAGTGTTTTTGGGTCTTTCGCTGATGGGCGTGGTGGCGCAGGCGGGCTCATTCAATATGAATGAGATCGTTAACAGCCAGCAGCATCTGTGGAACATCATTCCGCAATTCTTCGGTTTCGTGACCTTCTGTATTGCGGGCGTAGCGGTGTGTCACCGCCATCCGTTTGACCAGCCGGAAGCGGAGCAGGAACTGGCCGATGGTTATCACATTGAATATGCCGGTATGAAATTCGGTCTGTTCTTTGTGGGTGAATATGTGGCGATAACCACCGTTTCCGCGCTGATGGTAACGCTGTTTTTCGGCGGCTGGCACGGTCCATGGTTACCACCTTTCATCTGGTTTGCAGTGAAAACCGCATTTTTCATGATGATGTTCATTCTGATTCGCGCCGCGTTACCGCGCCCGCGTTATGACCAGGTGATGTTGTTCGGCTGGAAAGTTTGTCTGCCGTTGACCTTATTGAACCTGCTGGCGACCGCCGCAGTGATTCTCTACAACGCGCAGTAA
- the nuoG gene encoding NADH-quinone oxidoreductase subunit NuoG: MATIHVDGKEYEVDGADNLLQACLSLGLDIPYFCWHPALGSVGACRQCAVKQYQNAEDTRGRLVMSCMTPASDGTFISIDDGEAKEFRESVVEWLMTNHPHDCPVCEEGGNCHLQDMTVMTGHSFRRYRFTKRTHRNQDLGPFISHEMNRCIACYRCVRYYKDYADGKDLGVYGAHDNVYFGRPEDGTLESEFSGNLVEICPTGVFTDKTHSERYNRKWDMQFAPSICQQCSVGCNTSPGERYGELRRIENRYNGSVNHYFLCDRGRFGYGYVNLKDRPRHPMQRRGSDWIALNASQAMEAAADVLRQTHKIIGIGSPRASIESNFALRELVGAENFSTGMPAGEQARVELMLKVLQEGGIHTPSLREIESYDAVLVLGEDLTQTGARVALSVRQAVKGKAREMAAAQKVADWQIAAILNIGQHAKHPLFVTNVDETRLDDIAAWSYRAPVDDQARLGFAIANAIDSSAPAVSDFDTTLKGKLDVVVQALSGAKKPLIISGTHSGSEAMIAAAANVAKALKARGADVGITLLASAANSMGLGLMGGNTLDSALESLTSGDAQAVIVLENDLYRHAPKAQVDAALNNAENVIVVDHQRTATLEKAGLILSAASFAESDGTLINLEGRAQRYFQVYDPAYYDNSIDMLESWRWLHSLRSTVENRHVDWTQLDHVIDAVVVALPQLRAIKEAAPDASFRIRGQKLARSPHRSSGRTAARANISVHEPRQPQDQDTMFAFSMEGNNQPSAPRSQIPFAWAPGWNSPQAWNKFQDEVGGKLRNGDPGVRLFEASAGQLAWFAEVPAAFVSTEASWRVAPYYRLFGSEEMSQRAPVIQQRMLPACVFVNPADAAKLGVNAGTSLELTCSGETLRLPVSLSNALQAGQIGLPLGMPGIPPFLVGANIDQLREAVQ, from the coding sequence ATGGCTACAATCCATGTAGACGGTAAAGAATATGAAGTGGATGGCGCAGACAACCTGTTGCAGGCTTGTCTCTCGCTGGGACTTGATATTCCTTATTTTTGCTGGCACCCGGCGCTGGGTAGCGTCGGTGCCTGCCGCCAGTGCGCGGTAAAGCAATATCAAAACGCCGAAGATACCCGCGGTCGCCTGGTTATGTCGTGCATGACGCCAGCCTCAGACGGCACCTTCATCTCAATTGATGATGGTGAAGCGAAAGAGTTTCGTGAAAGCGTGGTGGAATGGCTGATGACCAACCATCCGCATGACTGTCCAGTCTGTGAAGAGGGCGGTAACTGCCATCTGCAGGATATGACGGTAATGACGGGCCATAGCTTCCGACGCTATCGCTTTACTAAACGTACCCACCGCAATCAGGATTTGGGGCCGTTCATTTCGCATGAAATGAACCGCTGTATCGCCTGCTACCGCTGCGTACGCTATTACAAAGATTATGCTGATGGCAAAGATCTGGGCGTTTATGGCGCGCATGATAACGTCTACTTTGGTCGTCCGGAAGATGGCACGCTGGAAAGCGAATTCTCCGGCAACCTGGTGGAAATTTGCCCAACTGGCGTCTTCACCGATAAAACTCACTCGGAACGTTACAACCGTAAGTGGGATATGCAGTTTGCACCAAGCATCTGTCAGCAGTGCAGCGTTGGCTGTAACACCAGCCCTGGCGAGCGCTACGGTGAACTACGCCGTATCGAAAACCGCTATAACGGTAGCGTAAACCATTACTTCCTCTGCGATCGTGGCCGCTTCGGCTACGGTTATGTCAACCTGAAAGACCGCCCTCGTCATCCGATGCAGCGTCGCGGTAGCGACTGGATTGCGTTGAATGCAAGCCAGGCGATGGAAGCTGCAGCGGACGTGTTACGCCAGACGCATAAAATTATCGGTATCGGTTCTCCGCGTGCCAGCATCGAAAGCAACTTTGCTTTACGTGAGCTGGTAGGTGCTGAAAACTTCTCAACCGGCATGCCAGCAGGCGAACAGGCTCGCGTCGAACTGATGCTCAAAGTTCTGCAGGAAGGCGGCATCCATACGCCTTCACTGCGCGAAATTGAGAGCTATGATGCGGTGTTGGTACTGGGTGAAGATTTGACCCAAACCGGCGCGCGCGTGGCACTTTCTGTTCGTCAGGCGGTAAAAGGCAAGGCCCGTGAAATGGCAGCCGCACAAAAAGTGGCTGACTGGCAAATCGCTGCCATTTTAAACATTGGCCAGCATGCGAAACATCCGCTGTTTGTCACCAACGTTGACGAAACGCGGCTGGATGATATTGCTGCCTGGAGCTATCGCGCGCCGGTCGACGATCAGGCACGTTTAGGCTTTGCGATCGCTAACGCCATCGACAGCAGCGCGCCAGCGGTCAGTGATTTTGATACCACGCTGAAAGGCAAGCTTGATGTAGTGGTGCAGGCGCTGAGCGGTGCGAAAAAACCCCTAATCATTTCCGGTACCCATTCCGGTAGCGAAGCGATGATCGCCGCCGCAGCCAACGTGGCAAAAGCACTTAAAGCGCGCGGAGCCGATGTCGGGATCACGCTGCTGGCCTCAGCGGCAAACAGCATGGGCCTCGGCCTGATGGGCGGCAATACGCTGGACAGCGCGCTGGAATCATTGACCAGCGGCGACGCGCAGGCGGTGATCGTGTTGGAAAACGATCTTTATCGTCATGCGCCAAAAGCGCAGGTTGATGCCGCACTGAACAACGCAGAAAACGTGATTGTGGTAGATCATCAACGCACCGCCACGCTGGAAAAAGCCGGGCTCATTCTTTCTGCCGCCAGTTTTGCTGAGAGTGATGGCACGCTGATCAACCTTGAGGGCCGCGCTCAGCGTTACTTCCAGGTCTACGATCCCGCTTATTACGATAACAGCATTGATATGCTGGAAAGCTGGCGCTGGCTGCACTCTCTGCGCAGCACGGTGGAAAATCGCCACGTTGACTGGACGCAGCTTGATCATGTGATTGATGCCGTGGTTGTCGCACTGCCACAGTTGCGGGCGATTAAAGAAGCCGCACCTGATGCCTCTTTCCGTATTCGCGGACAGAAGCTGGCACGTTCACCACATCGTTCCAGTGGTCGTACCGCAGCGCGTGCCAACATCAGCGTGCATGAACCGCGTCAGCCGCAGGATCAGGACACCATGTTTGCCTTCTCAATGGAAGGGAACAACCAACCATCGGCACCGCGTTCGCAGATTCCGTTTGCCTGGGCACCAGGCTGGAACTCACCGCAGGCGTGGAATAAATTCCAGGATGAAGTGGGCGGCAAACTGCGTAACGGCGATCCGGGCGTACGACTGTTTGAAGCCTCTGCGGGTCAACTGGCGTGGTTTGCAGAAGTGCCGGCTGCTTTTGTCAGCACCGAAGCAAGCTGGCGCGTAGCGCCTTATTACCGTCTGTTCGGTAGCGAAGAGATGAGCCAGCGTGCGCCAGTGATTCAGCAGCGCATGCTGCCGGCCTGCGTATTTGTTAATCCGGCCGATGCGGCAAAACTGGGCGTCAATGCCGGCACATCGCTGGAACTGACCTGCTCCGGCGAAACGCTGCGCTTACCGGTTTCACTTTCCAATGCGTTGCAGGCGGGGCAGATTGGTTTGCCGTTAGGCATGCCGGGCATTCCGCCATTCCTCGTCGGCGCTAACATTGATCAACTGCGGGAGGCGGTACAATGA
- the nuoF gene encoding NADH-quinone oxidoreductase subunit NuoF — translation MKQIIRTAETHPLTWRLRDDKQPVFLDEYRSKNGYAAAEKALTAMAPDEIVSQIKDSGLKGRGGAGFSTGLKWSLMPKDESMNIRYLLCNADEMEPGTYKDRLLMEQLPHQLVEGMLIGAFALKAYRGYIFLRGEYIEAAVNLRRAIAEATEAGLLGKNILGSGFDFELIVHTGAGRYICGEETALINSLEGRRANPRSKPPFPASAGAWGKPTCVNNVETLSNVPAIIANGVDWYKGISSSEDAGTKMMGFSGRVKNPGVWELPFGITAREILEDYAGGMRDGFKFKAWQPGGAGTDFLTEQHLDLPMEFGSIGKAGSRLGTALAMAVDHEINMVSLVRNLEEFFSRESCGWCTPCRDGLPWSVKILRALEQGKGQPGDIETLLQLCRQLGPGKTFCAHAPGAVEPLQSAIKYFREEFEAGIAPQVFGNTRAIAGIQPNLLNTRW, via the coding sequence ATTAAACAGATCATTCGTACTGCAGAAACGCATCCTTTAACCTGGCGTTTGCGCGACGATAAACAGCCGGTGTTTCTGGACGAATATCGCAGTAAAAACGGTTATGCCGCCGCGGAAAAAGCGCTAACTGCTATGGCACCTGATGAGATCGTGTCGCAGATAAAAGATTCCGGCCTGAAAGGTCGTGGCGGCGCGGGATTCTCAACGGGCCTCAAGTGGAGCCTGATGCCGAAAGATGAGTCCATGAACATCCGTTACCTGCTGTGTAACGCGGATGAAATGGAGCCTGGCACTTATAAAGACCGTCTGCTGATGGAGCAGTTACCGCACCAGCTGGTGGAAGGCATGCTGATTGGCGCTTTCGCTTTGAAAGCCTATCGCGGCTATATCTTCTTACGTGGCGAGTACATCGAAGCGGCGGTTAATCTGCGCCGTGCAATTGCTGAGGCAACGGAAGCCGGTCTGCTGGGTAAAAATATCCTCGGCAGCGGCTTCGATTTTGAGCTGATTGTGCATACCGGCGCGGGTCGCTACATCTGTGGCGAAGAGACTGCGCTGATCAACTCGCTGGAAGGTCGTCGCGCCAACCCGCGCTCCAAGCCGCCATTCCCTGCCTCTGCTGGTGCATGGGGTAAGCCGACCTGCGTTAACAACGTTGAAACGCTGTCCAACGTGCCAGCCATCATCGCCAACGGCGTTGACTGGTACAAAGGCATTTCTTCCAGTGAAGATGCCGGCACCAAAATGATGGGCTTCTCCGGCCGGGTAAAAAATCCGGGCGTTTGGGAACTGCCTTTTGGTATCACCGCGCGTGAGATCCTTGAAGATTATGCCGGTGGCATGCGTGATGGCTTTAAGTTCAAAGCCTGGCAGCCGGGCGGAGCGGGTACCGATTTCCTGACCGAACAGCACCTCGATCTGCCGATGGAATTTGGCAGTATCGGTAAAGCGGGTAGCCGTCTTGGTACCGCGCTGGCGATGGCGGTCGATCATGAGATCAACATGGTGTCTCTGGTGCGCAATCTGGAAGAGTTCTTTTCCCGTGAATCTTGCGGCTGGTGTACGCCTTGCCGCGACGGCCTGCCGTGGAGCGTGAAAATTCTGCGCGCGCTTGAGCAGGGCAAAGGCCAGCCTGGTGATATTGAGACCCTGTTACAGCTCTGCCGCCAGCTCGGTCCGGGCAAAACCTTCTGTGCGCATGCGCCGGGTGCCGTTGAGCCATTACAGAGCGCAATCAAATATTTCCGCGAAGAGTTTGAAGCGGGCATCGCGCCGCAGGTGTTTGGCAACACGCGTGCCATTGCAGGTATTCAGCCTAATCTGCTGAATACGCGCTGGTAA
- the nuoE gene encoding NADH-quinone oxidoreductase subunit NuoE — MHDQKIAIETIDPTAGFVLSAAERDAIEHEKHHYEDARAASIEALKIVQKQRGWVPDGAIHAIAEVLDIPASDVEGVATFYSQIFRQPVGRHVIRYCDSVVCHITGYQGIQAALETNLSIKPGQTTADGRFTLLPTCCLGNCDKGPTMMVDEDTHVHLTPESIATLLEQYQ, encoded by the coding sequence ATGCACGATCAAAAAATTGCGATCGAAACGATCGACCCAACCGCTGGCTTTGTGTTGAGCGCTGCTGAACGTGATGCCATTGAGCATGAAAAGCATCATTACGAAGATGCGCGCGCCGCCTCAATCGAAGCGTTGAAAATTGTGCAAAAGCAGCGCGGATGGGTGCCGGACGGCGCCATTCACGCTATTGCTGAAGTGCTGGATATTCCCGCCAGTGACGTTGAAGGCGTGGCCACGTTCTACAGCCAAATTTTTCGTCAGCCGGTTGGCCGTCACGTTATTCGTTACTGCGACAGCGTGGTGTGCCACATCACCGGTTATCAGGGCATACAGGCCGCGCTGGAAACTAATCTCAGCATCAAGCCGGGTCAAACCACTGCGGATGGTCGCTTTACGTTGCTGCCTACCTGTTGCCTCGGCAACTGTGATAAAGGCCCGACCATGATGGTAGATGAGGATACGCATGTGCACTTGACGCCTGAATCCATTGCGACGTTACTGGAGCAGTATCAATGA
- the nuoC gene encoding NADH-quinone oxidoreductase subunit C/D, with amino-acid sequence MTDSTAHDLAQPAWQTREHLDDPVIGELHNRFGPDAFTVQATRTGIPVVWVKREQLLDIITFLRKLPKPYVMLYDLHGVDERLRTHRAGLPAADFSVFYHLLSIDRNRDIMLKVALAETDLHLPTLTKIFANANWYERETWEMFGITFDGHPHLTRIMMPSTWEGHPLRKDYPARATEFDPFTLTKQKEDLEMEALTFKPEDWGMKRGTENQDFMFLNLGPNHPSAHGAFRIIMQLDGEEIVDCVPDIGYHHRGAEKMGERQSWHSYIPYTDRIEYLGGCVNELPYVLAVEKLAGITVPHRVDVIRVMLSELFRINSHLLYISTFIQDVGAMTPVFFAFTDRQKIYDVVEAITGFRMHPAWFRIGGVAHDLPKGWERLLRDFINWLPKRLDEYTKAALKNTVLIGRSKGVAAYNLEEALAWGTTGAGLRATGLDFDVRKWRPYSGYENFDFEVPVGDGISDAYSRVMLKMEEMRQSLRILEQCLNNMPEGPYKADHPLTTPPPKERTLQHIETLITHFLQVSWGPVMPAQESFQMIEATKGINSYYLTSDGSTMSYRTRVRTPSFPHLQQIPSVIRGSLVSDLIVYLGSIDFVMSDVDR; translated from the coding sequence ATGACAGATTCAACCGCGCACGATCTCGCTCAGCCAGCATGGCAAACCCGTGAGCATCTGGATGATCCAGTGATCGGCGAGTTACATAACCGCTTTGGGCCGGATGCCTTTACCGTTCAGGCCACTCGCACCGGCATTCCGGTGGTTTGGGTTAAGCGTGAACAGCTGCTGGATATCATCACCTTCCTGCGCAAGCTGCCAAAACCTTACGTCATGCTGTATGACCTGCATGGCGTGGATGAGCGTCTGCGTACGCATCGCGCAGGTTTGCCAGCGGCTGACTTCTCCGTTTTCTATCATCTGCTGTCGATCGATCGTAACCGCGACATCATGTTGAAAGTGGCGCTGGCGGAAACCGATCTACACCTGCCGACGCTGACCAAAATTTTCGCTAATGCCAACTGGTACGAGCGTGAAACCTGGGAAATGTTTGGTATCACCTTCGATGGCCATCCGCATCTTACCCGCATCATGATGCCGTCGACCTGGGAAGGGCATCCGCTGCGTAAAGATTATCCGGCACGCGCCACCGAGTTTGATCCGTTTACACTGACCAAGCAGAAAGAAGATCTCGAAATGGAAGCGCTGACCTTCAAGCCTGAAGATTGGGGCATGAAGCGCGGCACAGAAAACCAGGATTTCATGTTCCTGAACCTTGGTCCTAACCATCCTTCTGCGCACGGTGCGTTCCGCATCATCATGCAGCTGGACGGTGAAGAGATCGTCGACTGCGTGCCTGACATCGGTTATCACCATCGCGGTGCCGAAAAGATGGGCGAGCGTCAGTCCTGGCATAGCTACATTCCTTATACCGACCGCATCGAATACTTGGGTGGCTGTGTTAACGAATTGCCGTATGTGCTGGCTGTAGAAAAGCTGGCTGGCATCACCGTTCCACATCGCGTTGACGTTATCCGCGTGATGCTTTCAGAGCTGTTCCGTATTAACAGCCATCTTCTCTACATTTCGACCTTTATTCAGGACGTCGGTGCTATGACACCGGTGTTTTTTGCCTTTACCGATCGCCAGAAAATTTATGACGTGGTGGAAGCTATCACTGGATTCCGCATGCATCCTGCCTGGTTCCGTATTGGCGGCGTAGCTCACGATCTGCCAAAAGGTTGGGAGCGCCTGTTGCGCGACTTCATTAACTGGTTGCCGAAACGACTGGACGAATACACCAAGGCTGCGCTGAAAAACACCGTGCTGATTGGGCGTTCAAAAGGCGTGGCGGCATATAACCTGGAAGAGGCGCTGGCCTGGGGCACCACCGGCGCCGGACTGCGCGCCACTGGCCTGGATTTTGACGTGCGCAAATGGCGCCCGTATTCAGGTTATGAAAACTTCGATTTTGAAGTGCCCGTTGGTGATGGCATCAGCGATGCTTACAGCCGCGTTATGTTGAAAATGGAAGAGATGCGCCAGAGTCTGCGCATTCTCGAACAGTGCCTTAACAACATGCCGGAAGGCCCGTATAAGGCCGATCATCCGCTGACAACGCCGCCGCCGAAAGAACGCACTTTGCAGCATATCGAAACCTTGATCACTCACTTCCTGCAGGTTTCCTGGGGACCGGTTATGCCGGCTCAGGAATCTTTCCAGATGATTGAAGCGACCAAAGGTATCAACAGTTACTACCTGACCAGCGATGGCAGCACCATGAGCTATCGCACACGCGTGCGCACACCGAGTTTCCCGCATTTGCAGCAGATTCCTTCGGTGATTCGTGGCAGCCTGGTATCCGATCTGATCGTTTACCTCGGTAGTATCGATTTTGTTATGTCAGACGTGGACCGCTAA